The Streptomyces sp. CC0208 genome window below encodes:
- a CDS encoding D-arabinono-1,4-lactone oxidase, translated as MSTAASAKNGTWRNWGGNVAARPAREVTPASVDELAAAVRKAAEDGLKVKAVGTGHSFTSIAATDGVLIRPQLLTGIRNIDRDAMTVTVEAGTPLKRLNVALAREGLSLTNMGDIMEQTVSGATSTGTHGTGRESGSIAAQIKGLELVTADGSVLSCSEKENPEVFAAARIGLGALGVVTAITFAVEPVFLLTAREEPMSFDKVTSAFDELWAENEHFEFYWFPHTGSTNTKRNNRSAGPEKPVPQLQGWFEDEFLSNGVFQVAQWVGRAAPGTIPSIARISSKALSARTYTDIPYKVFTSPRRVRFVEMEYAVPREAVIETLHELKAMVDRSGLRVSFPVEVRTAPADDITLSTASGRDSAYIAVHMVKGTPYQAYFTAAERIFTAHEGRPHWGKVHTRDAEYFAGVYPRFGEFTALRDRLDPDRRFQNDYLRRVLGA; from the coding sequence TTGAGCACGGCAGCGAGCGCGAAGAACGGCACGTGGCGTAACTGGGGCGGCAATGTCGCCGCGCGTCCCGCGCGGGAGGTCACGCCTGCCTCGGTCGACGAGCTGGCCGCCGCCGTGCGGAAGGCCGCCGAGGACGGTCTCAAGGTGAAGGCCGTCGGCACCGGCCACTCCTTCACGTCGATCGCCGCGACCGACGGTGTGTTGATCCGCCCTCAACTGTTGACCGGCATCCGCAACATCGACCGGGACGCCATGACCGTCACGGTGGAGGCCGGCACCCCGCTCAAGAGGCTCAACGTGGCTCTCGCGCGTGAGGGCCTGTCGCTCACCAACATGGGCGACATCATGGAGCAGACGGTCTCCGGAGCCACCAGCACCGGCACCCACGGCACGGGCCGCGAGTCGGGCTCGATAGCCGCCCAGATCAAGGGCCTTGAACTGGTCACGGCCGACGGCTCGGTGCTCTCCTGCTCCGAGAAGGAGAATCCCGAGGTCTTCGCGGCCGCCCGGATCGGTCTGGGCGCGCTCGGCGTCGTCACCGCGATCACCTTCGCCGTCGAGCCGGTCTTCCTGCTCACCGCCCGCGAGGAGCCCATGAGCTTCGACAAGGTCACCAGCGCCTTCGACGAACTCTGGGCCGAGAACGAACACTTCGAGTTCTACTGGTTCCCGCACACCGGTTCCACCAACACCAAGCGCAACAACCGCAGCGCGGGCCCGGAGAAGCCGGTGCCGCAGCTCCAGGGCTGGTTCGAGGACGAGTTCCTCTCCAACGGCGTCTTCCAGGTGGCCCAGTGGGTCGGCCGCGCGGCGCCGGGCACGATCCCCTCGATCGCAAGGATCTCCAGCAAGGCGCTGTCCGCGCGGACCTACACCGACATCCCGTACAAGGTCTTCACATCGCCCCGCCGGGTGCGGTTCGTGGAGATGGAGTACGCCGTCCCGCGCGAGGCCGTGATCGAGACGCTGCACGAACTGAAGGCGATGGTCGACCGGTCCGGGCTGCGGGTCAGCTTCCCCGTGGAGGTGAGGACCGCGCCCGCCGACGACATCACGCTGTCCACCGCCTCGGGCCGGGACAGCGCGTACATAGCCGTCCACATGGTCAAGGGGACGCCGTACCAGGCGTACTTCACGGCGGCGGAGCGGATCTTCACGGCGCACGAGGGACGCCCGCACTGGGGGAAGGTGCACACGCGCGACGCCGAGTACTTCGCCGGCGTCTATCCGCGCTTCGGCGAGTTCACCGCGCTCCGGGACCGCCTCGACCCCGACCGTCGCTTCCAGAACGACTACTTGCGCCGGGTGTTGGGGGCATAA
- the sepH gene encoding septation protein SepH, with amino-acid sequence MPELRVVAVSNDGTRLVLKAADSTEYTLPIDERLRAAVRGDRPRLGQIEIEVESHLRPRDIQARIRAGATAEEVAQLAGIPVDRVRRFEGPVLAERAFMAERARKTPVRRPGENAGPQLGEAVQERLLLRGAEKDTVQWDSWRRDDGTWEVLLVYCVAGEPHSASWTYDPPRRLVQAVDEEARSLIGESEDLGAPEPSFPFVPRIARLPRDRPLDRALDRPSLPPAESTEEAVAERDSLTSLLEAVPSFRGDMVVPERPSETASIEEPPALEEEPEVEEPPAPAASAGSAYADVLMPRSVASHRDRLIGATDRQAEADGVRPGRRAAVPSWDEIVFGTRRKKQE; translated from the coding sequence ATGCCCGAACTGCGTGTCGTGGCCGTCTCCAATGACGGCACACGGCTGGTGCTGAAGGCTGCCGACTCAACGGAGTACACGCTTCCGATCGACGAGCGGCTGCGCGCAGCGGTGCGCGGCGACCGTCCCCGCCTCGGTCAGATCGAGATCGAGGTCGAAAGCCATCTCCGTCCCCGCGACATCCAGGCGCGTATACGCGCGGGTGCCACCGCGGAAGAGGTAGCCCAGCTCGCAGGTATCCCCGTAGACCGTGTACGGCGCTTCGAGGGCCCCGTGCTCGCCGAGCGCGCCTTCATGGCCGAACGAGCCCGCAAGACCCCGGTCCGCCGGCCCGGCGAGAACGCCGGGCCGCAGCTCGGCGAGGCCGTGCAGGAGCGGCTGTTGCTGCGCGGCGCCGAGAAGGACACCGTCCAGTGGGACTCGTGGCGCCGTGACGACGGCACCTGGGAGGTGCTGCTGGTCTACTGCGTCGCGGGCGAACCGCACTCGGCGAGCTGGACCTACGACCCGCCCCGGCGGCTCGTCCAGGCCGTCGACGAGGAGGCTCGCTCGCTGATCGGCGAGTCCGAGGACCTCGGCGCGCCGGAGCCCAGCTTCCCGTTCGTGCCGCGGATCGCACGGCTGCCGCGCGACCGTCCGCTGGACCGCGCCCTCGACCGGCCGAGCCTGCCCCCGGCCGAGTCCACCGAGGAGGCCGTCGCTGAACGGGACTCGCTGACCAGCCTGTTGGAGGCCGTACCGAGTTTCCGGGGCGACATGGTCGTACCGGAGCGGCCGTCCGAGACGGCGAGCATCGAGGAACCGCCCGCGCTCGAGGAGGAGCCCGAGGTGGAGGAGCCGCCGGCCCCCGCGGCCTCGGCCGGTTCCGCCTACGCGGACGTCCTCATGCCGCGTTCGGTGGCCAGCCACCGCGACCGCCTCATCGGCGCGACCGACCGCCAGGCCGAGGCCGACGGCGTCCGCCCGGGGCGCAGAGCGGCGGTCCCGAGCTGGGACGAGATCGTGTTCGGCACGCGGCGGAAGAAGCAGGAATAG
- a CDS encoding sulfurtransferase has protein sequence MNAIISASELASVLAGPNPPVLLDVRWQLSVAKAAGEPPFDGRAEYAAGHLPGAHYVDLDRELAGPAGSAGRHPLPDLAEFGAAMRRAGVSSGTPVVVYDGGQGWAAARAWWLLRWTGHPDVRVLDGGLTSWQGPLQSSVPGPALAEGDFEPVPAAAGLLDADAAAALARAGVLLDARAGERYRGEVEPIDRVGGHIPGARSAPTTDNVGPDGRFLPPEELNARFKALGATEDTTVGVYCGSGVSGAHEVLALAVAGIPAALYVGSWSEWSSDPERPVAVGPDPQ, from the coding sequence ATGAACGCCATCATCTCCGCATCCGAACTCGCGAGCGTCCTGGCGGGCCCGAACCCGCCCGTCCTGCTCGACGTCCGCTGGCAGCTGAGCGTGGCCAAGGCGGCCGGCGAGCCGCCTTTCGACGGCCGGGCCGAGTACGCGGCCGGGCACCTCCCGGGCGCCCACTACGTAGACCTGGACCGGGAGTTGGCCGGGCCGGCCGGCAGCGCCGGGCGGCACCCGCTGCCCGACCTCGCGGAGTTCGGCGCCGCGATGCGCCGGGCGGGTGTCTCCTCGGGTACGCCGGTGGTCGTGTACGACGGCGGACAGGGCTGGGCGGCCGCCCGCGCGTGGTGGCTGCTGCGCTGGACGGGTCACCCGGATGTGCGAGTCCTCGACGGCGGATTGACGTCCTGGCAGGGACCGCTGCAGTCCTCCGTGCCGGGTCCGGCTCTCGCCGAGGGCGACTTCGAGCCGGTGCCCGCGGCGGCCGGTCTGCTCGACGCCGACGCGGCCGCGGCGCTGGCCCGCGCGGGTGTGCTGCTCGACGCGCGCGCGGGGGAGCGGTACCGCGGCGAGGTGGAGCCCATCGACCGGGTCGGCGGCCACATCCCGGGCGCCCGCTCCGCGCCCACCACGGACAACGTCGGCCCGGACGGCCGCTTCCTGCCTCCCGAGGAGCTGAACGCCCGCTTCAAGGCCCTCGGCGCCACCGAGGACACGACGGTCGGCGTCTACTGCGGCTCCGGCGTCTCCGGCGCCCACGAGGTCCTTGCCCTGGCGGTCGCGGGCATCCCGGCGGCGCTGTACGTCGGTTCCTGGTCGGAGTGGTCCTCGGACCCGGAGCGACCGGTCGCGGTGGGCCCGGATCCCCAGTAG
- a CDS encoding VOC family protein, whose product MTEARGSAAPPARHTPGTPCWVSLMVHGLAATQEFYGSLFGWEFVPGPQQLGPYVRALLGGQEVAGIGQLPPDRHLPVAWTPYLASDDIDLTAESVRLCGGTVGVGPLDAGDAGRLVIGSDPSGAVFGVWQAAAHLGTSVAGVPGTPAWHELLTFETVSVAKFYETVFGCEGEPVASADLDYVALHAGGRPVAGLHGVGHALPRDRGPHWMTYFEVADVTASARLLTDLGGHVLAPPHDSPHGSVATVADPEGARFSLIENPR is encoded by the coding sequence ATGACCGAGGCAAGGGGGTCGGCCGCCCCGCCCGCTCGGCACACGCCCGGTACGCCCTGCTGGGTGAGTCTGATGGTGCACGGGCTCGCCGCGACCCAGGAGTTCTACGGATCGCTGTTCGGCTGGGAGTTCGTGCCGGGCCCGCAGCAGCTCGGGCCCTACGTCCGGGCCCTGCTGGGCGGCCAGGAGGTCGCCGGGATCGGCCAGCTGCCGCCGGACCGCCATCTTCCGGTCGCCTGGACGCCCTACCTCGCCTCGGACGACATCGACCTGACGGCCGAGTCGGTACGGCTGTGCGGCGGCACGGTGGGAGTGGGCCCGCTGGACGCCGGGGACGCCGGGCGGCTGGTGATCGGCTCCGACCCGTCCGGCGCCGTCTTCGGCGTGTGGCAGGCCGCGGCCCACCTGGGCACCTCCGTCGCGGGCGTACCGGGCACTCCCGCCTGGCACGAACTGCTCACCTTCGAGACGGTGAGCGTCGCCAAGTTCTACGAGACGGTGTTCGGTTGCGAGGGGGAGCCGGTGGCCTCCGCCGACCTCGACTACGTCGCCCTCCACGCCGGCGGCCGTCCCGTCGCCGGCCTGCACGGCGTCGGCCACGCGCTCCCCCGCGACCGGGGGCCGCACTGGATGACGTACTTCGAGGTGGCCGACGTGACCGCTTCCGCCCGCCTGCTCACCGACCTGGGCGGGCACGTGCTGGCACCGCCGCACGACAGTCCGCACGGCAGTGTGGCGACGGTGGCGGATCCGGAGGGGGCGCGTTTCTCGTTGATCGAGAACCCGCGCTGA
- a CDS encoding thymidine kinase, with amino-acid sequence MPELVFFSGTMDCGKSTLALQIEHNRSARGLTGIIFTRDDRAGEGKLSSRLGLVTDAVEVEDGQDLYAYLVDHLSQGGRADYVIADEAQFLAPEQIDQLARVVDDLDLDVYAFGITTDFRSKLFPGSQRLVELADRVEVLQVEALCWCGARATHNARTVGGEMVVEGAQVVVGDVNQADDIGYEVLCRRHHRRRMTAGTARAAALSPDVLPVPPAGARF; translated from the coding sequence ATGCCCGAGCTGGTGTTCTTCTCCGGAACCATGGACTGCGGGAAGTCCACGCTGGCTCTCCAGATCGAGCACAACCGTTCGGCGCGTGGCCTGACGGGCATCATCTTCACCCGGGACGACCGGGCCGGCGAGGGCAAGCTGTCCTCGCGGCTCGGTCTGGTCACGGACGCGGTCGAGGTCGAGGACGGCCAGGACCTGTACGCCTACCTCGTCGACCACCTCTCCCAGGGCGGCCGCGCGGACTACGTGATCGCGGACGAGGCGCAGTTCCTCGCGCCGGAGCAGATCGACCAACTCGCCCGCGTGGTCGACGACCTGGACCTCGACGTCTACGCCTTCGGTATCACCACCGACTTCCGCTCCAAGCTGTTCCCCGGCTCCCAGCGCCTGGTGGAGCTGGCCGACCGGGTCGAGGTCCTCCAGGTCGAGGCCCTGTGCTGGTGCGGCGCCCGGGCCACGCACAACGCCCGTACGGTGGGCGGTGAGATGGTCGTCGAGGGCGCCCAGGTGGTCGTCGGCGACGTCAACCAGGCCGACGACATCGGCTACGAGGTCCTGTGCCGCCGGCACCACCGCCGCCGTATGACCGCGGGCACCGCACGCGCGGCCGCGCTGTCCCCGGACGTCCTGCCGGTCCCGCCGGCCGGGGCGCGCTTCTGA
- a CDS encoding nucleotide pyrophosphatase/phosphodiesterase family protein, producing MVQPVSAWDHPEPLALDTAPVPEYGSGSLADLLPTLAAGMAVPGTTAAIHELTPADRNCVFLIDGLGWEQLKAHPDEAPFMTSLLASSRGGTGRPLTTGYPATTATSLASVGTGRPPGAHGLPGYTVRNPATGELMNQLRWQPWTKPHVWQPYPTVFQLADRAGVHAAQVSSPTFQNTPLTKVALSGGTFHGRLSGEERMDLAAEQLAAADRSLVYTYYAEVDGAGHRFGVDSDTWRSQLMYVDRLVQRLAEQLPPHSALYVTADHGMIDIPFDEQHRIDFDEDWELRAGVALLGGEGRARHVYAVPGAAGDVLTCWREVLGEQFWVASRDEAIAAGWFGPPDHFDERVYDRIGDVVAAARDDVLLIASEREPKESAMVGNHGSMTPAEQLVPLLEVRS from the coding sequence ATGGTGCAGCCCGTCTCCGCCTGGGACCACCCGGAACCCCTCGCCCTCGACACCGCGCCCGTCCCCGAGTACGGCAGCGGCTCCCTCGCCGACCTGCTGCCCACCCTGGCCGCCGGCATGGCCGTACCGGGCACCACCGCCGCGATCCACGAGCTCACCCCCGCCGACCGGAACTGCGTGTTCCTGATCGACGGCCTCGGCTGGGAGCAGCTGAAGGCGCACCCGGACGAGGCGCCGTTCATGACCTCCCTGCTGGCCAGCTCGCGCGGCGGCACCGGCCGCCCCCTGACCACCGGCTATCCGGCGACCACCGCGACCTCACTCGCCTCCGTCGGCACCGGCCGGCCGCCCGGCGCCCACGGCCTGCCGGGCTACACCGTGCGCAATCCGGCCACCGGCGAGCTGATGAACCAGCTGCGCTGGCAGCCGTGGACCAAGCCGCACGTCTGGCAGCCGTACCCCACCGTCTTCCAACTCGCCGACCGGGCCGGGGTGCACGCCGCCCAGGTCTCCTCGCCCACCTTCCAGAACACCCCGCTGACCAAGGTCGCGCTCAGCGGCGGGACGTTCCACGGGCGGCTGTCCGGCGAGGAGCGCATGGACCTCGCGGCCGAGCAACTCGCCGCAGCGGACCGCTCGTTGGTCTACACGTACTACGCCGAGGTCGACGGCGCGGGACACCGCTTCGGCGTCGACTCCGACACCTGGCGCTCCCAGTTGATGTACGTGGACCGCCTCGTCCAGCGCCTCGCCGAGCAACTGCCGCCGCACAGCGCGCTGTATGTCACCGCCGACCACGGAATGATCGACATCCCCTTCGACGAGCAGCACCGCATCGACTTCGACGAGGACTGGGAACTGCGCGCCGGGGTCGCCCTGCTCGGCGGCGAGGGCCGGGCCCGCCATGTCTACGCGGTACCCGGCGCCGCAGGCGATGTGCTGACCTGCTGGCGCGAGGTCCTCGGCGAGCAGTTCTGGGTCGCCTCCCGGGACGAGGCCATCGCGGCGGGCTGGTTCGGGCCGCCGGACCACTTCGACGAGCGGGTGTACGACCGGATCGGCGACGTGGTCGCCGCCGCCCGCGACGACGTGTTGCTCATCGCCTCCGAGCGGGAGCCGAAGGAGTCGGCGATGGTCGGCAACCACGGCTCGATGACCCCCGCCGAGCAGCTCGTCCCGCTGCTCGAAGTACGCTCCTGA
- a CDS encoding DUF5998 family protein, which translates to MAKTSTTTQGLRAAIERSGYYPALVAEAVEAAVGGEPIRSYLVHQETTFDQNEVRRHVTVLVLTGNRFIVSHTDEQAADTTSPTPYATTSTESVKLGRISSVVVSRVVANPEQYQPGTLPREVVLTIGWGAVSRIDLEPAACGDPNCEADHGYTGSSTADDLSLRVSEAGDGPDTVRQALAFAQAISEATADVTH; encoded by the coding sequence ATGGCCAAGACCAGTACGACGACCCAGGGGCTGCGTGCGGCGATCGAGCGCAGCGGCTACTACCCGGCCCTCGTGGCCGAGGCGGTGGAGGCCGCCGTGGGCGGCGAGCCCATCCGGTCGTACCTGGTCCACCAGGAGACGACGTTCGACCAGAACGAGGTGCGGCGGCACGTGACCGTGCTCGTCCTCACCGGCAACCGCTTCATCGTGAGCCACACCGACGAACAGGCCGCGGACACCACGTCCCCGACGCCGTACGCCACCACCTCCACGGAGTCCGTGAAGCTTGGCCGGATCTCGTCGGTCGTGGTCAGTCGGGTCGTCGCGAACCCGGAGCAGTACCAGCCGGGCACCCTGCCCCGCGAGGTCGTGCTGACCATCGGCTGGGGCGCCGTCTCCCGCATCGACCTGGAGCCCGCCGCCTGCGGCGACCCCAACTGCGAGGCGGACCACGGCTACACCGGCAGCTCCACGGCGGACGACCTCAGCCTGCGCGTCAGCGAGGCCGGGGACGGCCCGGACACCGTGCGCCAGGCGCTCGCCTTCGCCCAGGCCATCTCCGAGGCCACAGCGGACGTCACCCACTGA
- a CDS encoding bifunctional GNAT family N-acetyltransferase/acetate--CoA ligase family protein translates to MQSASDRHEYPAHWEADVVLRDGGTARIRPITVDDADRLVSFYEQVSDESKYYRFFAPYPRLSAKDVHRFTHHDFVDRVGLAATVGGEFIATVRYDRIGADGMAASAPADEAEVAFLVQDAHQGRGVASALLEHIGAVARERGIRRFAAEVLPANVKMIKVFTDAGYTQKRSFEDGVVRLEFDLEPTDRSLAVQYAREQRAESRSVQRLLTPGSVAVVGVGRAPGGVGRSVLGNIRDYGFTGRLYAVNKAFPEEQKDLDGIPAHRSVGDIDGPVDVAVLAVPAEHVPEVVAECGAHGVQGLVVLSAGYAESGPEGRERQRELVRHARAYGMRIIGPNAFGVINTNPDVRLNASLAPETPRPGRIGLFAQSGAIGVALLSRLHRRGGGVTGVTGVSTFVSSGNRADVSGNDVLQYWYDDPDTDVVLMYLESIGNPRKFTRLARRTAAAKPLVVVQGSGTTPQGHAVRATRLPRATVSALLRQAGVIQVDTITELVDTGLLLARQPLPGGPRVAILGNSESLGLLTYDACVAEGLRPSTPLDLTTAAVPEDFHAALARALADDSCDAVIVTAIPAVGEGTAGDAALAEALRSAAEQVPGKPVLVVHVELGGLAEALSAATSTAPQAAAGPPRIRADHPFRALDRLRATQAPAQPPEPGNSDRLIPAYPAAERAVRALADAVQYAQWRREAAEPGKVPESIDADIDEKGAAALIDGLLTRGQGLTLGTEETCELLATYGIQVHRALPAATADAAVEAAAALGYPVALKATAPHLRHRADLGGVRLDLADEEQLRRAYTELTELFGPPDELRPVVQGMAPRGVDTVIRAVIDPAAGAVLSFGLAGAASQLLDDTAHRLIPVTDREAATLVRSIRTAPLLFGWRGSTPVDTPALEELLLRVSRLVDDHPEVVAVTLEPVVVAPRGLSVLGASVRLAPPPARDDLGPRTLPAY, encoded by the coding sequence ATGCAGAGCGCGTCGGACCGGCACGAGTACCCCGCCCACTGGGAAGCCGACGTGGTGCTGCGCGACGGCGGCACCGCACGCATCCGGCCCATCACCGTCGACGACGCCGATCGCCTGGTCAGCTTCTACGAGCAGGTCTCGGACGAGTCGAAGTACTACCGCTTCTTCGCGCCCTACCCGCGCCTGTCCGCCAAGGACGTCCACCGCTTCACGCACCACGACTTTGTGGACCGGGTGGGTCTCGCCGCCACGGTCGGCGGCGAGTTCATCGCCACCGTACGCTACGACCGCATCGGCGCCGACGGCATGGCCGCCTCGGCTCCCGCCGACGAGGCCGAGGTCGCCTTCCTCGTGCAGGACGCCCACCAGGGGCGCGGTGTGGCCTCCGCCCTCCTCGAACACATCGGGGCCGTCGCCCGTGAGCGCGGCATCCGGCGCTTCGCCGCCGAGGTGCTGCCCGCCAACGTCAAGATGATCAAGGTGTTCACCGATGCCGGGTACACCCAGAAGCGCAGCTTCGAGGACGGCGTCGTACGCCTGGAGTTCGACCTGGAGCCCACCGACCGCTCGCTCGCGGTGCAGTACGCGCGCGAACAGCGCGCCGAGTCGCGGTCCGTGCAGCGGCTGCTCACCCCCGGGTCCGTCGCCGTCGTAGGCGTCGGACGGGCTCCCGGCGGTGTGGGCCGCAGCGTGCTCGGCAACATCAGGGACTACGGCTTCACCGGTCGCCTGTACGCCGTGAACAAGGCGTTCCCCGAGGAGCAGAAGGACCTCGACGGCATCCCCGCACACCGCTCGGTGGGGGACATCGACGGCCCCGTCGACGTCGCGGTCCTCGCCGTACCGGCCGAGCACGTCCCCGAGGTCGTCGCCGAGTGCGGGGCACATGGCGTCCAGGGGCTCGTCGTGCTCTCCGCCGGGTACGCCGAGAGCGGCCCCGAAGGGCGCGAGCGCCAGCGCGAACTCGTGCGGCACGCACGCGCGTACGGCATGCGGATCATCGGCCCGAACGCCTTCGGGGTCATCAACACCAACCCGGACGTCCGCCTCAACGCCTCGCTGGCCCCCGAGACCCCCCGCCCCGGCCGGATCGGCCTGTTCGCCCAGTCGGGCGCGATCGGCGTCGCCCTGCTCTCCCGGCTGCACCGGCGCGGCGGCGGCGTCACCGGCGTGACCGGCGTCTCCACCTTCGTCTCCTCCGGCAACCGCGCCGACGTCTCCGGCAACGACGTCCTTCAGTACTGGTACGACGACCCGGACACCGACGTCGTCCTCATGTACCTGGAGTCCATCGGCAACCCCCGCAAGTTCACCCGCCTCGCCAGGCGTACGGCGGCGGCGAAGCCCCTGGTCGTGGTGCAGGGCTCGGGGACCACCCCGCAGGGCCACGCCGTCCGCGCCACGCGCCTGCCGCGCGCCACGGTGTCCGCGCTGCTCCGGCAGGCCGGCGTGATCCAGGTGGACACCATCACCGAACTCGTGGACACCGGCCTCCTGCTGGCCCGCCAGCCGCTGCCCGGCGGACCCAGGGTGGCGATCCTCGGCAACTCCGAGTCGCTCGGCCTGCTCACCTACGACGCGTGCGTGGCCGAGGGGCTGAGGCCGTCGACCCCGCTGGACCTCACCACCGCGGCCGTGCCCGAGGACTTCCACGCGGCTCTCGCGCGCGCGTTGGCCGACGACTCCTGCGACGCGGTGATCGTGACGGCCATCCCGGCGGTCGGCGAGGGGACCGCAGGCGACGCCGCCCTCGCCGAGGCGCTCAGGTCCGCGGCGGAACAGGTCCCCGGCAAGCCGGTCCTCGTGGTCCACGTCGAGCTCGGCGGCCTCGCGGAGGCCCTGTCGGCGGCGACCAGCACCGCGCCCCAGGCCGCCGCGGGCCCGCCGAGGATCCGTGCCGACCACCCGTTCCGCGCCCTGGACCGGCTGCGCGCCACGCAGGCCCCCGCGCAGCCGCCCGAGCCCGGGAACAGCGACCGCCTCATCCCCGCCTACCCCGCCGCCGAGCGCGCGGTGCGGGCCCTCGCCGACGCCGTGCAGTACGCGCAGTGGCGCAGGGAGGCCGCCGAGCCCGGCAAGGTGCCCGAGTCCATCGACGCGGACATCGACGAGAAGGGCGCCGCGGCCCTGATCGACGGCCTGCTCACGCGCGGGCAGGGACTCACCCTCGGCACCGAGGAGACCTGCGAGCTGCTCGCCACGTACGGCATCCAGGTCCACCGCGCCCTGCCCGCCGCCACCGCCGACGCCGCCGTCGAGGCCGCCGCCGCCCTCGGTTACCCGGTCGCCCTCAAGGCCACCGCCCCGCACCTGCGCCACCGCGCCGACCTCGGTGGCGTACGCCTTGATCTCGCGGACGAGGAGCAGCTGAGACGGGCGTACACCGAGCTGACCGAGCTGTTCGGCCCGCCCGACGAACTGCGGCCCGTCGTGCAGGGGATGGCCCCGCGCGGGGTCGACACCGTGATCCGTGCCGTCATCGACCCCGCCGCCGGCGCCGTGCTGTCCTTCGGACTGGCCGGGGCGGCCTCACAGCTGCTCGACGACACCGCGCACCGGCTGATTCCGGTCACCGACCGGGAGGCGGCGACCCTGGTCCGCTCGATCCGGACGGCTCCGCTCCTCTTCGGTTGGCGCGGTTCCACCCCGGTCGACACACCCGCGCTGGAGGAGCTCCTGCTGCGGGTGTCCCGGCTGGTCGACGACCATCCCGAGGTCGTAGCGGTCACCCTGGAGCCGGTCGTCGTCGCCCCGCGCGGCCTGAGCGTCCTCGGCGCCTCCGTACGGCTCGCGCCGCCGCCCGCCCGCGACGACCTCGGCCCGCGGACCCTTCCCGCGTACTGA
- a CDS encoding HPr family phosphocarrier protein: MAERRVNVGWAEGLHARPASIFVRAATAAGIPVTIAKADGNPVNAASMLAVLGLGAQGGEEIVLASDAEGADAALDRLAKLVAEGLEELPETV; this comes from the coding sequence ATGGCTGAGCGCCGCGTCAACGTCGGCTGGGCCGAGGGCCTCCACGCCCGCCCCGCTTCCATCTTCGTCCGGGCCGCCACGGCCGCAGGTATCCCGGTGACGATCGCCAAGGCCGACGGCAACCCCGTCAACGCGGCCTCCATGCTGGCCGTTCTCGGCCTGGGCGCCCAGGGCGGCGAGGAGATCGTCCTCGCCTCCGACGCCGAGGGCGCGGACGCGGCCCTCGACCGGCTCGCGAAGCTGGTCGCCGAGGGACTCGAGGAGCTTCCCGAGACCGTCTGA
- a CDS encoding GntR family transcriptional regulator, translating to MRIPAHSVCTAIRDDIVAGVHERGSRLTEELLARRYGVSRVPVREALRTLEAEGFVVTRRHAGACVAEPTEQEGADLLEMRMLLEPLGATRAAQRRTEAHLKVLRGLVRLGQERARRGNSDDLRSLGGWFHETLAQASGSPALTSMLTQLRHKIAWMYVVDAPANPVESWAEHGAIVDAVARGDAERARAITALHTERSGVVHRLRFTSGPERADRVRTSQHPVNVTGVRH from the coding sequence ATGCGTATTCCGGCGCACTCGGTATGCACGGCGATCCGGGACGACATCGTCGCCGGTGTCCACGAGCGCGGGAGCCGGCTCACCGAGGAACTGCTCGCCCGTCGCTACGGCGTCTCCCGCGTCCCCGTCCGCGAGGCCCTGCGCACCCTGGAGGCCGAGGGCTTCGTGGTGACGCGGCGGCACGCGGGCGCGTGCGTGGCGGAACCGACCGAGCAGGAGGGCGCCGACCTCCTGGAGATGCGCATGCTCCTCGAACCGCTCGGCGCCACCCGGGCCGCCCAGCGGCGCACCGAGGCCCACCTGAAGGTGCTGCGCGGCCTGGTCAGGCTGGGCCAGGAGCGGGCCAGGCGGGGCAACAGCGACGATCTGCGCTCCCTGGGGGGCTGGTTCCACGAGACGCTCGCGCAGGCCTCCGGCAGCCCCGCGCTGACCTCGATGCTGACCCAGCTGCGGCACAAGATCGCCTGGATGTACGTCGTGGACGCACCCGCCAACCCGGTGGAGTCCTGGGCGGAGCACGGCGCCATCGTGGACGCGGTGGCACGCGGGGACGCCGAGCGAGCGCGGGCGATCACGGCACTGCACACCGAGCGCTCGGGTGTGGTGCACCGGCTGCGGTTCACCTCCGGGCCGGAGCGCGCGGACCGTGTGAGGACCTCGCAACATCCTGTAAACGTGACGGGTGTGCGGCATTAA